The Octopus sinensis linkage group LG9, ASM634580v1, whole genome shotgun sequence genomic sequence gtcttctcaaatgAAATGGGTATAATTACGCGGTAAAACAATTACCTACATGGTACTTGttcagttatataaaaaaaaagtaaataaaaattaagtggGAGATAAGTAGTAACAGAAGCAAAGGGACATTGGGTATTAGGTGGTACAGAGAGAGTCTCAAGAAAAGGTTTTTTTTGGCCGAAGTACCTGACCGCACAGAAGAAACTTTAACTGAACTGATACAAAAGTGGATTTTGCCTGGGTCTCACATAGTCAGCGATGGATGGCAAGCATATAATAAGAAGTATTAAATCATTTGCTGTAGGTCAACTTCCAGAAGCCATCTACACTCTACCTCATCTCCTAAGTACCCTATTAGTCAGGTACCCAGAACTTTAATGTCATCATCACAAGGACCCTCAACTCACCATCGTGTGCTACTCCCACTCTGAGTTGGTCTGAACACAAACTCTTCATCACTGCTCTCTTCTTCATTGGTTACGTTCTCAGCTGAAGTTGTTGCTGTGGGGAAATTGCTCGAACTTCCGCAGGCTTGATCTAGAAATAACAGACATTAAACATCAGAATGACAGAGGCAatggaacagaaaaagaaaaaactttcaTTCTATAAAATCTTGTATCATCTCTAAACACTCATGatgactacatcatcatcatcatcatcgtttagcgtccattttccatgctagcataggttggacccactagcatggattggacatacTGAAGGGGACCAACTCCTGTCGCTATTACTACTATGAAAAATGTGGCAAgggaacaacaaaaagaacatatGGTAAAACAGAAAAACGCATGCAATGGGTATAGTGAAGCTCAACCCCTCATCACTTGTGAACCAAATAGCATCACAATTTCAACATCTTCCAAGAAGACTGTTCAATTTGACTGTGTCAGCATCACGAGATGTTGGGGTATAAAGATGTGGCTGTGACAGATGAACAAGGAAAGgggtggggaagagagagagatgagtacaATATCAAAAAATGATGAAGTCTGTAGACCAAACAATAAAGACAAGTTATGAGgagaacaaggaaaaaaattatatatataatgaaacaaacaaacaaaaacagaaaaagtacAAAACAACACTGGGAGAtattcattattactactactactactactactactactacaacaacatcaAATGATTGCTATTACgaaggtgagtcaaaaagtaatgccattttgtttaggacaggtataattaccaacacaggaacatgtatcatacaccaaaatgaagctggtcctctgtggatcacatccctactcctcagcatagtcaccatttctctcaatagcaatgttccaccttcgaatgagagcatgtatccctgccctgtaaaattctgttgactgttctttgagccacttcttcgctacagttttcacttccccatcactggaataatgtttgcttctcaaaccctctttcatggagccaaagagatgatagtctgaaggcactAAATCtggtgatgaggaagtgaaaactgtagtgaagaagtggctcaaagaacagtcaacagggatacatgctctcattcaaaggtggaacattgctattgagagagaTGGTGATTACGTTAATAAGTAGGGATgcgatccacagaggaccagcttcattttgatgtatgatacatgttccaatgtgttggtaattatacctgtcgtaaacaaaatggcattactttttgactcaccctcgtacgaTTACAGCTATAATGTTgatttctgctgctgttgctactactactactactactattactattactgacACTTAGGTTATTCTCACAGAGTTCAGTCTGTGATGAACAGTTGAAACTAGTTTAAGAATTGCTGGAATATATTGATGCAGCAGGAACTCAGAATTTGTAACTTGAGGAATATTGTTAATAGCTGCAGTTTTGGATATTTCTACATATTGGTGCtgcctcccccacccccacctcttgACTGTTTCTTCATGACTTTCTGAGAAATGCatgtgtttttttaatgaaatttcatgaAAACAATTGTAAGAATTGTTGAATGAAGGAGAATGGGAATCTTCAGTTTTGGTTGTTTATCTGTTTTACTGTTTAGAAAATTTACAAGTAACACAACTGTTCCAAGGCAAGAAAACCAAGTTACACTGCCAAGTACTGTTCATGGCAGGAAAATGTGTGTTCTGAGAGAAGCTAGAAGTATGTTTGGAGAAGCGATGGGTGATTTAGTGTTAGCAGTGACAGTTGGTTTTTATAGTCCAACAATTTGACAATCGTAAAGGactgctgtgtggtaagcagcttgcttaccaaccatatggtcctggattcagtcccaccacgtggcacattgagcatgtgtcttctactgtagcctcagtccgaccaaagccttgtgagtggatttggtagatgaaactggaagaagcccattgtatatgtgtgtgtatatatatatatatatatatatatatatatatatatatataagcagcaaAAATCCTTAACCCCTCTCATCCCTTAACCCCTATgacccttttgatgccaatccACCTCTGAGACTGCTTTTTGGTCTACAAAACAAAAGTTCTTTGAAATTGATCTCAACTGAAGCCTTCCATCAAGTTtttgtgttccaaacaccaggTTTATAATGAAGAAAggcattttattaaattcttcattatgtgaaaattaattgaaacaaaggcagggtATTTCAACACGAAAAGGTTTAGCAAGTGAAATGGGTGCCACGTAAGAAGGGAAACAAACAATGTCctatgaagagaaagaagatattTTGATAATCCTTTACCTGAATCATTATTGCTGGTGGAAAGTCTCATTGAATGGTCTTTAGAATCGGAGTCAGTAGAAACGAGCATTCCTTCATTGTTGCAAACAGGATTTTGAGAAGCCAGCTGATCCGAGGAGTTCTCACCCCGCTTCACCGGCTGGCCACATGTGGAGTGGGAAGAGCTCTTGCTGTCATTTCCTTCTGTTTCAGTTGCGAAGGACATGGAACAACTGTCCTCCCCACTCGGGAGAGGAATTGGTTCTGCCGTTTGTTTAATATCACATTTTGGAAGAGGATCACAGTCATCGACGTCTTCAGTCTTCCCCTCGCAACTCCCAAACAAAGAAGGGGCCGGAGGGTCACTGTTAGTAACAACTTGAGCTTGGTTACAAAAATGTGAGGAAAGACTTGCAGGAGATTCATGGTTCGCTGAAGACGTAGCATTCAACTCTTTAGTTCCACTaggtttttcaatttccattgaaGTGGAACCCGAATTATCAGAGGCTGCCACACCCAGTTGGCCGGGCATGGTCGAAGTGTTCAGCTGGTTTAGCGATGCGTTCTCGGCACTTCGTTCCAGAATGCCAGCTTCCAGGTTTTCAAATGCAGCAAACCCAACACGAATGGTGCTACTCGAGGTTCCTTCCGTTTCATAATGAAGACTTATCACAGGCTCTATGCGAACGGGTTGAAGATAGGATTGGAGCGGGGAGAGGGACGTACTAGATGAGGATTCCATTGAAGACATCTGTGCTGTTGTTgaatgagtggtggtggtggtggtggtggtggtggtggtggtggcggcagtggagttgctggcagtggtgatgatagtggtggtggaagtagtagtagttgtatttgaggtggtagcagtggttgtgTTGGATGTGGCAGTTGTGGTGTGGGTGGAAGGAGAAGGCAAAGAAACTGAAGAAGAGAAAAACGTAGATAAATTAGTTATAGATAAAGACGAAGGAGAAGGATGATCCTCTCGGCTTATGTGAGGCTGTTGTTGTTCATCAATAGAGTTTAAAGAAGTATTTAACTTGTGAGAAAGTCCTAATGAACTTTCGTTCTGTCCATCAGCTTCAACAGCTCCAGCATCATCAGCTAAAACATGACCTGGCATCACTGCTTCTCGGCTTTCAGATATTGGTAAATTACTTTTACTAGAATTTGGTAAACTTATAAAATTATTTGCAGAAGTTTCTTCTGGATGGTTTTCTTTCTCCAAAGAACCCCACAGCTGGTTCTTGGCATCGTTATTGCTATCGTTAGAGGAGATTAAAGAGAGCTTGGAAGGTAACACTGACACAGGAGTGTTTAAAGAGAACTGAGCACTAGTTTTTGAGGTAGGATTAGGGTAGCGACAGTCCGTAGAATTGTTAGGTTTCAGACAGAGAGGAGATTGTAAAGTGCTTTTGTCTGCTCTTGGAGTTTTCCCAGTTTTTAAAGAAGTCCCCTGATTATTGGAGACATCAGTGGAAGCAGCAGAAGCTGAGGGAGATTCCAATGACCGAAAAGGGTTAATATTATCCCTTATTACTTGCATCACTTTTGCTGGCATCTGACCGAGATCACCTTCAACAAGAGGGGCTGCAGCAGGGGACCCTTCGCAAGTCATGTCTCTTTGCCCTTCGGCAGGACGGTCAGATGATGTCGATGCCGTTGACGCTGAAGCGGACATGGATGTTGATGTTGTGGCTAACATTTCACCCCAGATTCAGTAGGATTATTAGCGGAATCCCCTTCATTCAAGCCACTGGCAGGCTGCTCGTTTTCATTGTTGTTTCGGAGACTTCCATCCAACCATCGAGTCAACATATCAGACATTCTCTGCATTATGGTTGTACGAGGACTTTGTTGACctggaaatgaaaaagaaaaaaatcagtcaCATCAAacttaaaaaacataaaaatctctTTTCATCTTGAAAGATCAGGTttacaattataacaataataataatgataataataacaataataataattacaataacaataataataacaataataataataataataataaatcttttctattctaggcacaagccctaaattttgggggagaagggcactcaattagatcgaccccagtatgcaattgatacttaatttattgaccccgaaaggatgaaaggcaaagtagacctcggcaaaatttgaactcagaacttgcagacagatgaaatactgctaagcatttcgtacagcatgctaacgattctgccagtttgccaccttagataataataataatcctttctaccataggtacatggcctgaaatttgggggtggggggactaatcgattttatcgaccccaaaaggatgaaaggcaaagtcaaccttggtggtatttgaactcaaaatgtaaaggtgGGTGAAACAtgaaacatttcgcccagcatgctaatgattctgccagctcaccaccttaataataataatcttttctactaaaagcacaagcttgaaatttgtggggagagagtaaattgattacatcgaccccagtatgtaactggtacttattttattgaccctgaaaggatgaaacacacagttgacctcagtggaatttgaactcagaccataaggatgaacgaaatgccactaagcatttcacctggtatgctaacgattctgccaggttgccaccttcataataataataatcctttttactatagggacaaggcctgaaattttgggtcaGCTGGATATTCTATTACATTGACtctggtgcataactggtacttatttcatcgacctcgaaaggatgaaaggcaaagtcgacctcggtggaatttgaactcagaatgtaaggacagatgaaatgccgctaagcattttgcccggtgtgtgaatgattctgccagctcgccactgcaataataataagaagaagaacactcagagagtgcaaacctccaccaaggcaacaccaatgtcctctcaacaattagtctgagatggtttttaaaatgagaatatctgaaataaactcaactgctctcacaaatgagaatactaaaaatgaaaccaACCATTcttaaaaattaagtgaaaaaaaacaggaaagataatctagaatccttgtctggtaccagatcaatgcccaaatctaatcagttcattccagtcacgaggccaaacaaccctgaaagtttcatccgaattcctccagcggttcttgagatatcttgtccacaaacaAAACATAACTGGAAGCAATACCTCTgctttcgctaaggcagaggtaataataataaaaaaatagtgAAGTTTATGAGTTTGAATAGGTTTATATACGATGAGGGTAAAAAGAGGAATCTGATGTTCTGAAAATAacccaaacaataaaaaaaaaagaaagaaagaaaaatagagagaaaaattggTGTGAGCCAAGTAGTCAGTTACCTTCGCCAGATTGCCGTTCTCTTTCTGGCCTTGCATTTGGCCCAGTGTCTGACCAATCACCACGTAGACGTAACCTCTTAATGGGCGGCTGCCTGTTCCCGTTGTCACAGGAGAGACCTTCGGACATCAAACAAGTACTTCTCCCTTCATCaccctatgaaaaaaaaaaagaaatgtcgggattaaattatattttttcaatagaaaacaaaactaaattacaataataaataagaaaaacaccAAATAACAAGGACAATTATGATTGAAACAATTTACAAAACAGATGCAACACGAGATTTTCATAAActtattaagacagtgagctggcagaatcggtggaGCATCAAACAAAACGTTTTGTGCTATTTCTCCTGGCTCTTTACATCCCCAATTCAAATTTTTGCTGAGGTTgggtttgttttcatcctttaggggtcaatgtGAGTCAAGAGACAAATACTAGTCAAGCACTgaagtcagtgtaatcgactaacacACTAAAACATGgccaaaactttattttattgaacttagGCAGCTGAAAGGCAAAGAGGAGCTGGGgagtatttgaactcataaagagCAGAGTAAATACCACAAAACGCTTTCTCTGTGGCTCTAACAATTCCCCTAATCCATCatctaataatggtaataataataataataataagaagaagaacattcagagagcgcaaacctctgccaaggcaagaccaacgtcctctcaacgattagccagagaggatttttaaaatgagaatatctgaaataaactcgactgctctcacaaacaagaatactaagaATAAACCCAAACActctcaaagattaagtaaaaaaacatccctgaaagtttcatctaaatccatccagcagttcttgagatatcttgtccacagacaaacaaagagacaaacatgactgaaaacaatacctttgcCTTcgttaaggcagaggtaataattgAGGTGCTAACATTACCCATTATCATTGGGGCACTTACAATGACATCAAGAGGAGCAAAACAAATATGAGGACCAAATCCCTGACAACCCCAAAATAAGTGAATTGCAAAAGATCCTACTTATGGCCACCTAACATATTCTATGTAAATTCCTTTCCGTGTAAATGCAACTTTACACATTCAGTGTTATGTTCTTTTTGACTCCCTACAAGCATCAGTGTTTCCAACAGCATGGCACCTCACCTGTTAGCCATCTTTGGATGCAAAGCCATGTTGCCCCTCAATGTCTCTGGGTGAAACTCATAGATTAAAGCAAAACCAAAGCATCATaacaataatcatcattatcatgattatcatttaacgtctgctttccatgctggcatgggttggacagttagactggaactggtaagccagagctGCTACACCAGGTTCCTGTCtggtttggcaaggtttttattgctggatgttcttcctaacgccaataataatcctttctacaatggccacaaggcctgaattttgtgggaagggggacagtcaatcacatcgaccccaacacccaaatggtacttaatctatcaaccctgaaaggatgaagggcaaagtcgaccccagcggaatttgaactcagaatgtagcggcagatgaaataccgctaagcattttgtccggcatgctaattattcagccagctcgccgccttcataataataataataatcatcatcatcattgtttaacgtctgctttccatgctagcatgggttggacgattttgactgagggctggtgaaccagatggctgcaccaggctccaatcttgatctggcaaagtttctacagctggatgcccttcctgacgccaaccactccgagagtgtagtgggtgctttttacatgccaccgacacgggggccagtcaggcggtactggcaacaacctcgctcgaatcttttacacatgccactggcacaggtgccagtaaggtgatgttggtaaagaataataataataataatggtttctgatttaggcacagggCCAGTAGTTTTTAGGAGTTTAGTTATTACCATCAATCCAATCACTTGGCAGgtgctttatttattgacccctgggggatgaaagggaaatttaaccccagtagaatttgaactcaaaacaggagtcagaagaaataccagcaAGCATTTGTCAGtcgctttaatgattctgcaattcAATGTTGTcctacaactacaataacaacaacatttaatCAAACTGAAAGCAAAAAAACTCTTACCCTAgtcttgaataaataaatgtactcAGAGGAATAACTAACAAGCATCTCCTTGCCGTCCGGACTGTAACAGAGGGAGGTGATGCGATAGTTTCGGTTTTTCAGGGTAGAAGCTGAGAACCTACAGGTTAACCCCGTGGTGAATTTGTTTGTGTAGTTTCCTgcgaaaagagaaaagaaggcaAGAAATAAATCAATGTAAG encodes the following:
- the LOC115215574 gene encoding LOW QUALITY PROTEIN: DDB1- and CUL4-associated factor 6-like (The sequence of the model RefSeq protein was modified relative to this genomic sequence to represent the inferred CDS: deleted 2 bases in 1 codon): MRSGGGVGGGGMFLPLQHRPLGSWHQVKLYNACKANLEFIQRLKLERKLEFHSGCVNTICWNDTGQYILSGSDDQYLVVTNPFDGKKVASIRSGHRANIFSAKFLPNSQDKEVISCSGDGKIFYTHVDREDTYGTHCFDCHFGTTYEVVVVPNEASTFLSCGEDCTVRWFDLRMKNKCHKDDCRDDVMLFCQRAVTSMAINPMVPYELGIALSDSTVLMFDRRMLGTRATGNYTNKFTTGLTCRFSASTLKNRNYRITSLCYSPDGKEMLVSYSSEYIYLFKTRGDEGRSTCLMSEGLSCDNGNRQPPIKRLRLRGDWSDTGPNARPERERQSGEGQQSPRTTIMQRMSDMLTRWLDGSLRNNNENEQPASGLNEGDSANNPTESGVKLATTSTSMSASASTASTSSDRPAEGQRDMTCEGSPAAAPLVEGDLGQMPAKVMQVIRDNINPFRSLESPSASAASTDVSNNQGTSLKTGKTPRADKSTLQSPLCLKPNNSTDCRYPNPTSKTSAQFSLNTPVSVLPSKLSLISSNDSNNDAKNQLWGSLEKENHPEETSANNFISLPNSSKSNLPISESREAVMPGHVLADDAGAVEADGQNESSLGLSHKLNTSLNSIDEQQQPHISREDHPSPSSLSITNLSTFFSSSVSLPSPSTHTTTATSNTTTATTSNTTTTTSTTTIITTASNSTAATTTTTTTTTTTTHSTTAQMSSMESSSSTSLSPLQSYLQPVRIEPVISLHYETEGTSSSTIRVGFAAFENLEAGILERSAENASLNQLNTSTMPGQLGVAASDNSGSTSMEIEKPSGTKELNATSSANHESPASLSSHFCNQAQVVTNSDPPAPSLFGSCEGKTEDVDDCDPLPKCDIKQTAEPIPLPSGEDSCSMSFATETEGNDSKSSSHSTCGQPVKRGENSSDQLASQNPVCNNEGMLVSTDSDSKDHSMRLSTSNNDSDQACGSSSNFPTATTSAENVTNEEESSDEEFVFRPTQSGSSTRCDGGNSSGSSSSETKRNIAKAKLQEYYRRKKEERLKEEQEAMNRVFQASIKTKFKGHRNARTMIKEANFWSDQFVMSGSDCGHIFFWDRYTGRLAMLLEADRHVVNCLQPHPFYPILASSGIDYDIKIWQPLEEHPNFDEVKAEEIMHRNEIMLDETRDTITVPAAFMLRVLASLNQIRSGRASGREDQNSSRRDTGDSESEE